One genomic region from Acidobacteriota bacterium encodes:
- a CDS encoding YbaB/EbfC family nucleoid-associated protein, giving the protein MKIPGFDFGQLGGLQNAMQEAQRKQEEMRQSLENERLTASVGGGMVMVTMNGLKHLIAVKIDPSLLKEGDSEMLQDLIVAAVHEGERRAEDVAKQHVRNMLGGMDPESLGLKFPGMM; this is encoded by the coding sequence ATGAAGATTCCAGGTTTTGATTTTGGACAACTTGGCGGTCTGCAAAATGCCATGCAGGAAGCCCAGCGCAAGCAAGAAGAAATGCGCCAGTCGCTTGAAAATGAGCGCCTTACCGCATCAGTTGGAGGCGGGATGGTGATGGTGACCATGAATGGGTTAAAGCACCTGATCGCCGTCAAGATTGATCCGAGCCTTTTGAAAGAAGGTGACTCGGAAATGCTGCAGGATCTGATTGTGGCAGCGGTGCATGAAGGGGAACGCCGGGCCGAAGATGTGGCGAAACAACACGTTCGCAACATGCTGGGCGGAATGGATCCAGAATCATTAGGGCTGAAATTCCCAGGAATGATGTAG